The stretch of DNA ACTCAACTGCCTCGCAGCGCTCAAGGTTGTAGGTTTTCATttcccctctttcctttttttttttttgtggtacgcgggcctctcactgttgtggcctctcccgttgcggagcacaggctccggacgcgcaggcccagaggccatggctcacgggcccagccgctctgcggcatgtggaatcttcccggaccggggcacgaacccgtgtcccctgcatcggcaggcggactctcaaccaccgcgccaccagggaagccctccccgcttttcttaaaattaaaatatgccaCCACCTGGTGACAGGGGAGCCTTGCTCAGGTGGTCTCTTCTGAAGTCGAAGCCAGCCTTTTCCCTCTATCCGCTGAGACAGCATCCAGGGGGTGTGGGCTTGGCTGACAGCCCCCCAGCGTTCCTCCTCACtcacctcagcttcctcatggGTCCCCAGGCACCCCAGCCCTGGTCTGTACCAGCACAGTGACCGCTGAACACCGTCCCAGGCTTTCCTGggtatctttcttatttttaatttaaaaaaaattatagcagctttgtttgtttgtttatttatttatttatttattggccgcacacatgtgggatcttagttccctgaccagggatggaacccgtgcgccctgcagtggaagcgcggagtcttaaccactagacggccagggaagtcccctacttgGTATCTTTCTAACTCTCATCACCAGGCTCCCCAGTTCTGTcgtctctctttctgcctctgctgTGATCCCCCTGGTTCCTGCGGTCAGCATGGGGCAGAGATTTGGAACTGGAGCCTTTAGACCAGTTCGAGACCAAGCTCTGCTGTTCAAAAGCTGTGTGatactgggcaagttacttaacttctctgtgtctctctttcccaACTTATAAATAGGGAGGATAACTGTGTCGACCTCACTGAGCTGGTTAATCTCTGTGAAGTGCTTTAGGGCAGTGCCTGGCCCTTGGCAGGTTTAGATGATGGGTGTCGTCTCTGGTTTTCCCATGTGGAAACCAGGCCCGAGTCGGGTACCCAGTAGGGTAGCACGGTGCCCAGCCCAGCCACAGGCAGCCCACATTTCAACAGAAGGCGTCCCGAGACGGCCCAGGGTGGACCTGAGTGCTCCTGCCAACGGCTTTTGTCCCTCGGGTGGTCTGCAGATGCCTTTGCTGTGGACGTGGAGCTGAGGAAACAAAGCCTGGATCCTTATCAGCAAGCTTGGAATGAGCAGAGGTGCGAATAGAGCGAGGCCCTGGGCTTCCTTCGTGTTTACAGAATGTGTAAGTAGAGAGAGAGCATTTGGGGTGTTTGAGGAAAGGGCCGATTGGGTTGTCAAAAAGGTTTCTGAAACttagaatatttttgaagaaatcaATTGTAATGCTCTTTAATTTATATGTAGCTCATCTCAGAAATAACTATtaaattataataacaaaaatgctAACGTGACTATTACTAATAATAACAAAGCACATTTATTAGGTGTTGGCAAAGTGCCAGGCCCTGGACGCACGATTTCTCATTTGACCCTCAACAAACCTCCGTGGAAATCAATTAATATGCTGTAGAATTAGAAGTCCTAAGGTaactgtacattttatttaatagcaGCAGTAATATTATCAGCGTAAATACTTTTCTGAATAATGAAATACACAGTTATAAATGGTACACAAACATAAATGTGTTAGGGAAACTCATCGGAGCTTGTTGGCATGCTAGTGTGTGTTACAGTACCCCATGTTGACATCCCCGACTGACGCAGGAGGACATGGGATCCTGGGAGCTGCGTGTCATTTCCCAGATCACTGCCCCTGAAAGGAGGCGGCCTGACGCCAGGCTCCCAGCCTTTCCGagacctcctgcctctctctctgctcACCGATTCTATGAGAAGATAAAGTGACTTAATAGCAGCTGTTCATCACCTCTCAAGTGCTTGAAAATAGTTCTCCTAAGCAAGGAATGCTTTTCCCCGCAAActattgtgttaaaaaaaaaaaaaacctcccctGATTTCCCCACGTCTCTGGATGGGGTCCGTGGACATGCACACACATCGTTTCATGCATGTTGAAAGGAAAAGCAGTTGTCAGTGTTGGTTGTTCTGGGAGATTAAAATCATAGAAAAAGAGGACTTTGCATTTAGACAGCAAGAGTTCCAGAAATGATTTAGCATTGTGTCACCTTACAGATGGCGACCAGTTCCCCGGGGCAGCTGGTGAGTCTCTCCACAGTCTTCTGCCCACGTCCCTCCGCCAAGCTGCTGCGTCCTTGCTGGGTTCTCATCAATCCTAGGTCTGGCTGGTGCAATGCCAGGAAGGGCACGTCGGTGGTATGGAGGCTATGTAGGCTGAGTTGGACGGAATAGCAGCCTCACAGCCCCCTCTCAGGCTCCATCCAACCTGCTTCAGGTCAAACCTGCCTGAACTTTCTGAATCACCTGGAAAAGTGCTATCCAGGCCCGGACAGCTCACTTTACACCCAGCAAATGGGAGGAGTCAGGAAAAGAGCTGTCTCCTTTGAGGCTCCTGCCCTCCAAACACACCCTTGTCTTCTACGTCCTTCAGAGCTCCAATGCTGCTTCTTCCAGGGAGCATCTCCTGAttccccatcaccaccacagGGCTCTCTGTGCCCCTTTGGTCCCACTGCACAACTGACCCCTGTTCTCACCGTATTGGATTGAAATTCCTGGTCCTGTGGCTGGCCCCTCGTTTCTCCTAGTTGGGGAGAGCAGTGTCTTAACTGCCTTTGCATTTCTACTCATAAGAGGGGCAGTTATTCGTCATTGCTTTCTTACCCTGGCTTAACTTAGTCTTCTTTAGTAGATGGAACTCTGTCCTGCTAGTTCCCTAGTCATGGGCAATGGAGTCAGTCTTTGGCATTTTGACAAGAGATGACCTTTGTGACTTCATGCCCTAGCCACGGTCCCCTTCTGGATCTGTCCCAGTGGGCGTCATGACACCGTGTCATCTCAGGAAAAAGTTATTGTACCCTTATTGAGTCTGTAACCCACATGACtcaatttctccctcttcctctcctcccttcttcctattcatgttttcttttcttactataaccttaaaaaaaacctCCTCATTATTTGTTATTAATTGCATTTATAACCTAGTCTGtccatgttattattattttttaccatGAAAAAGTTGTTGTTATTGATTTTAAATGTAGTTGAACTGTTAACTTTTTTACAGTTTCTGAATTTTGAATCATAATTAGAAGCAACAGGgttgtagaatttatttttttctacaagaTACATATGTAAATCAGTTTCTTATACGCTAAGCAATCCGTACAAGTCCTCTTGGAATTCATTAGGTTGGATTTTGACCTTTTCTTTTGAGTCAGGTCATTATTTGAAAACCCTCTGCATTCAGCGACATCACAAATGGGCATGATACGTTAAAGATGGGTCTAGCACCCTTCAGCTAAGAGGAAGTGCACCGAGAGATCATAAGACATTTATCAAGTGTTATATCACTAGTTGAGTGGCGGTTAACCCCACCACTTTTCTCTGACTAGTATGATTTCCCACATAGGGAGTTTCTTCACTTGTGTTTGACTTCCTATGTGGGCTTGTACTGCATAGTTCTCCTCTCTGCATAAGACCCAGGGGATCCAAAGCTCCAAGCAGGGTGCTGGCTCATGCTTTGTGTTTAAGAAACATTAGTTGAATCTCCAACTGCAAAGGTATGGACCTTCCAGGTGCCTCTCCATCTGCATCCCTGATGACATACTTTATCATTGAGTCGGCATCCATACGTTTCCAGGGTCACTTGAGAAGCTGCACATGTGGTTTATAGGGTGTCAACTTAGAACGCAGTTGTGTGGAAAGTTCTACCGCAGCGTATTGGAGAGCCACTTGACGGTTCAcgatgaatttttattttcagcatcTCATGTTTTGGTCCTGACTTTAGAAATGAGGACGCTGAGCCTCATATATagtaagtgacttgtccaagatgaCCCATCTGGCACATGCTGCGTCCTCAATGAAGAGTGTCTGAGGTGACATGGTTTTCCCAACTCCCATCCCAGTGCCCACATCACTATCCCATGACAGACATGACCTGAGACGGTGGTCACTGGCTGGTTTTCCTTCCAAGGTCCTCTATATCAGAGGTCCGCGGCCtcttaggaaccgggctgcacagtaggaggtgagcagcgggcgggtgagcgaagcttcatctgtatttacagctgctccccatcgctcgcattaccgcccgagctccgcctcctgtcagatcagcggccgCATTAGGTTCTCacaggagcgcgaaccctactgtgaactgcgcatgcgagggatctaggctgcgcgctccttatgagaatctaatgcctggtgatctgaggtggagctgaggcggtgatgctagcgctggggagcggctgcaaatacaggttatcattagcagagaggtctgactgcacagagaccataataaatcaattgcttgaaGACAcgtatcaaaaccctatcagtgagtggcaagtggaAACGAGCTCGGGGCTCCCACCGATTCTGCATCATGacgagttgtataattatttcgtTATCTAttacaatggaataataatagaaataaagtgcacgataAATGCAATGCGAGTGAATCATCCAGAaaccatcccccccccacccccggtccgcgaaaaaactgtcttccatgaaaccggtccctggtgccagaaaggttgggaaCTGCTGCTCTACATGGGCAGTCAGGAAGGCAGGTATCATTCATGCTAACCCCTGCCCTTGTGTCCCACTCGCCCCTGGTGAGAAAGCCTCATTTTCCCAGCATTCACCATTGGAAAAGtgtatgataataataatgaccaCCATTGAGGGCATACAATATGCCAGTTAATGCGCTATGTACTTAATTCTCACCCaagccttctttttttctccctttttctttaattattaatttttattggagtatagctgctttacagtgttgtgttagtttctgctatacagcaaagtgaatcagctacacgtatacctatatctcttttttttttttttttttttttttttttttctgcggtacgcgggcctctcactgttgtggcctctcccgttgcggagcacaggctccagacgcgcaggctcagtggccatggctcacgggccctgccgctccgcggcatgtgggatcttcccggaccggggcacgaacctgtgtcccctgcatcggcaggcggactctcaaccactgcgccaccagggaagcccctatatctctttttttgatttccttcccatttaggtcatcacagagcactgagtagagttccctgtgctatacaactgggttctcattagttacctattttatacgtagtatcaatagtgtatatatgacaatcccaatctcccaattcatcccacccacccctccccccctttcACCCAACCCTCTTATTTTATAGAGATGGAAATTGCGCTCAGAGAGGTGATAGAACTATTTCAAGGCCAGACAAAGGAAAGGCTTGAGCCAGGTGGAGACATAGGTCTGTAACGGCCCCAACACTTTACCCATCGGACTTGGAATTTCcaaacacatttttgtttttcgaTCTTCAGGCACGGAAGTCCTCATTTGACAGGAGGCCGTGTTCCTTTACATTGTGGGAAATGCAATGACCATGAATCACCGTTGGCGGAGGGTGGGGGGGCTCTGATCCCTCCCTCCCGGCCATCCCTGCTCTCAGGCTGAGCCACCCACTTCTAATGAAGCCTTCAAATTCTCGGTGTctgtgggaaggaaagagagggggtttgtttttcacttttgctgccatcattaattttatttaggaaAGCACTCTGTCTTGAGAGAGAACTGTAAACACTGGGAGAATGAGAGGACCTTGGAGTGAGCTTGTGTGTGCTCCAGACTTCCGCCGGCTGACCCTCGGCTTCCTGGCCCAGCAGACTGGCAGCCCCTGGGCTCGTGGGACAGACATTGGCTGGAGGCCAGTGTCCGAGTTGAATGGCTCAGGCCGGACAGTCCTTCTTTCCAGCCAGAGTGGCAACGAGCCCACTCCTGAGAAGGCGCCTTGGCTTGGAAAACAAACTGTGTGTTAGACGTTGGCGTCCACATCAGGGATCTGAGGCCAGAGACATGGCCAGGCATCTTAGGGAGGCCTGGCTTTGCTGCGGGGCTGCTGCAGCTTCTCAGGAGAACCAGGCCCAGCTTAGGAAATGTCCTATCGCCCAAGAGGGAGCCCAATGTCTAAGAACTGATATAATTGGGAGACCATTAAAAATCAGAATGTGATTCCAGGGCAGTGTCCCCCGTTTTGCCATCCCAGCCGGCATCGAGCTATAACCCTTTATTGTGCTGCTCGGCTCTCATCTCCCAGGGGACAGTGAGGGCAGCCCCGGCAGACCTCTGCGTTATGACCCAGCTGCTGGGCTACGTGGGCCCCTCAGAACCCCACTCTGTGGCTGCAGTCCCCACCATCGCTTTCTATCCGCTCTTCTGGAATGTGGTCGCGAAATGGGAACATAAGACCCGAGAGCCGAGTGGGGCCTTCGGGTCCCCCCACCTGGCCTGCTTCACGCTGGGCGAGGCCATCCTGCTTCTCAACATGCTTCGCTCCACGCAGGCCATGCTGAGCCAGCCCAGGATGCAGAGCCTGGACAACCCCTTGGCCTACCGCGTGGGCCTGGCACTCCTGGGAGTGGGTGGCGTGTTTGTCCTTTCCAGTTTCCTGGCTCTGGGCTTCACGGGGACCAGCCTAGGCGACTATTTCCGGATCCTGAAGGAGGCCAGAGTGACCACGTTCCCGTTCAGCGTCCTGGACAACCCCATGTACTGGGGCAACACAGCCAACCACCTGGGCTGGGCCATCATATAAATCCCGGGCTCCCTCTGTGCCGCCTGGGCGATGGGTCAGCTCTCGTGCCACCATGGAGCCCAGGGCACTGGTCAGGGTCCCCTTCCTCGAACAGGGGTCGGTAAACTCCCTATTACAAGAGTGGGAGGTCCCCGGGCTGCAGGCAGGTGAAGGAATGGCCGTGGCTGG from Phocoena sinus isolate mPhoSin1 chromosome 13, mPhoSin1.pri, whole genome shotgun sequence encodes:
- the LOC116764601 gene encoding phosphatidylethanolamine N-methyltransferase-like; this translates as MTQLLGYVGPSEPHSVAAVPTIAFYPLFWNVVAKWEHKTREPSGAFGSPHLACFTLGEAILLLNMLRSTQAMLSQPRMQSLDNPLAYRVGLALLGVGGVFVLSSFLALGFTGTSLGDYFRILKEARVTTFPFSVLDNPMYWGNTANHLGWAII